The proteins below are encoded in one region of Sphaerodactylus townsendi isolate TG3544 linkage group LG06, MPM_Stown_v2.3, whole genome shotgun sequence:
- the LOC125435159 gene encoding CYFIP-related Rac1 interactor A-like isoform X1, with protein MGNLLKVLTYNELDQGPSFFLDFEHAQPTEAETAVWNQVNAVLEEAQTILAELQSYTGAGQEIREAIQNPSDLELQEKAWNAVCPLVAKLKRFYEFSLRLENALRSLLEALTSPPYAPTQHLEREQALAKQFAEILHFTLSFDELKMTNPAIQNDFSYYRRTISRNRINNLHLDAESEVNNEMANRMSLFYAEATPMLKTLSNATTKFVSENKTLPIEDTTDCLSTMACVCRVMLETPEYRSRFTNTETLLFCMRVMVGVIILYDHVHPVGAFAKTSKIDIRKDALQI; from the exons ATGGGGAACCTTCTTAAAGTGTTGACTTATAACGAGCTTGACCAAGGCCCTAGTTTTTTCCTTGACTTTGAAC ATGCGCAGCCCACAGAAGCCGAGACGGCTGTGTGGAACCAGGTGAATGCCGTCCTGGAAGAGGCCCAGACCATTCTGGCAGAATTGCAGTCCTACACGGGAGCTGGACAAGAGATTAGAGAG gcAATCCAAAACCCCAGTGACTTGGAACTGCAAGAAAAAGCGTGGAATGCCGTCTGTCCTCTAGTGGCAAAGCTGAAGCGGTTCTATGAGTTCTCTCTTAGGCTTG AGAATGCTTTGCGGAGTTTGCTGGAAGCCCTCACCAGCCCTCCATATGCACCAACTCAGCACCTGGAGCGAGAACAGGCCCtagccaagcagtttgcagaaatCTTACACTTCACTCTCAGTTTCGATGAGCTCAAG ATGACCAACCCTGCCATCCAGAATGACTTTAGCTACTACAGAAGAACTATCAGTCGAAACCGAATCAACAATTTGCAC TTAGATGCAGAGAGCGAAGTGAACAATGAAATGGCCAATCGGATGTCGCTATTCTATGCAGAAGCCACCCCCATGCTGAAAACTCTGAGCAATGCCACAACTAAATTTGTGTCAGAG AACAAAACTCTCCCCATAGAGGACACGACTGATTGCTTAAGCACCATGGCCTGCGTCTGCAGAGTGATGCTGGAAACTCC GGAATACCGGAGCCGGTTCACCAACACGGAAACCCTCCTGTTCTGCATGCGAGTAATGGTGGGGGTCATCATTCTCTATGACCATGTCCATCCTGTGGGGGCTTTTGCCAAGACCTCCAAAATTGAT ATTAGAAAGGATGCACTCCAAATCTAG
- the LOC125435159 gene encoding CYFIP-related Rac1 interactor A-like isoform X3, whose product MGNLIKVLGKDLENCPHFFLDFENAQPTEAETAVWNQVNAVLEEAQTILAELQSYTGAGQEIREAIQNPSDLELQEKAWNAVCPLVAKLKRFYEFSLRLENALRSLLEALTSPPYAPTQHLEREQALAKQFAEILHFTLSFDELKMTNPAIQNDFSYYRRTISRNRINNLHLDAESEVNNEMANRMSLFYAEATPMLKTLSNATTKFVSENKTLPIEDTTDCLSTMACVCRVMLETPEYRSRFTNTETLLFCMRVMVGVIILYDHVHPVGAFAKTSKIDVSGCTPNLERDLPNSTEGLLNALRYTTRHLNDDTTSKQIRALLQ is encoded by the exons ATGGGCAATCTGATAAAGGTATTGGGTAAAGATTTAGAAAACTGCCCTCATTTCTTCTTGGATTTCGAAA ATGCGCAGCCCACAGAAGCCGAGACGGCTGTGTGGAACCAGGTGAATGCCGTCCTGGAAGAGGCCCAGACCATTCTGGCAGAATTGCAGTCCTACACGGGAGCTGGACAAGAGATTAGAGAG gcAATCCAAAACCCCAGTGACTTGGAACTGCAAGAAAAAGCGTGGAATGCCGTCTGTCCTCTAGTGGCAAAGCTGAAGCGGTTCTATGAGTTCTCTCTTAGGCTTG AGAATGCTTTGCGGAGTTTGCTGGAAGCCCTCACCAGCCCTCCATATGCACCAACTCAGCACCTGGAGCGAGAACAGGCCCtagccaagcagtttgcagaaatCTTACACTTCACTCTCAGTTTCGATGAGCTCAAG ATGACCAACCCTGCCATCCAGAATGACTTTAGCTACTACAGAAGAACTATCAGTCGAAACCGAATCAACAATTTGCAC TTAGATGCAGAGAGCGAAGTGAACAATGAAATGGCCAATCGGATGTCGCTATTCTATGCAGAAGCCACCCCCATGCTGAAAACTCTGAGCAATGCCACAACTAAATTTGTGTCAGAG AACAAAACTCTCCCCATAGAGGACACGACTGATTGCTTAAGCACCATGGCCTGCGTCTGCAGAGTGATGCTGGAAACTCC GGAATACCGGAGCCGGTTCACCAACACGGAAACCCTCCTGTTCTGCATGCGAGTAATGGTGGGGGTCATCATTCTCTATGACCATGTCCATCCTGTGGGGGCTTTTGCCAAGACCTCCAAAATTGATGTGAGTG GATGCACTCCAAATCTAGAAAGAGACCTCCCCAACAGCACAGAGGGTCTCCTCAACGCATTGAG
- the LOC125435159 gene encoding CYFIP-related Rac1 interactor A-like isoform X2, which yields MGNLIKVLGKDLENCPHFFLDFENAQPTEAETAVWNQVNAVLEEAQTILAELQSYTGAGQEIREAIQNPSDLELQEKAWNAVCPLVAKLKRFYEFSLRLENALRSLLEALTSPPYAPTQHLEREQALAKQFAEILHFTLSFDELKMTNPAIQNDFSYYRRTISRNRINNLHLDAESEVNNEMANRMSLFYAEATPMLKTLSNATTKFVSENKTLPIEDTTDCLSTMACVCRVMLETPEYRSRFTNTETLLFCMRVMVGVIILYDHVHPVGAFAKTSKIDIRKDALQI from the exons ATGGGCAATCTGATAAAGGTATTGGGTAAAGATTTAGAAAACTGCCCTCATTTCTTCTTGGATTTCGAAA ATGCGCAGCCCACAGAAGCCGAGACGGCTGTGTGGAACCAGGTGAATGCCGTCCTGGAAGAGGCCCAGACCATTCTGGCAGAATTGCAGTCCTACACGGGAGCTGGACAAGAGATTAGAGAG gcAATCCAAAACCCCAGTGACTTGGAACTGCAAGAAAAAGCGTGGAATGCCGTCTGTCCTCTAGTGGCAAAGCTGAAGCGGTTCTATGAGTTCTCTCTTAGGCTTG AGAATGCTTTGCGGAGTTTGCTGGAAGCCCTCACCAGCCCTCCATATGCACCAACTCAGCACCTGGAGCGAGAACAGGCCCtagccaagcagtttgcagaaatCTTACACTTCACTCTCAGTTTCGATGAGCTCAAG ATGACCAACCCTGCCATCCAGAATGACTTTAGCTACTACAGAAGAACTATCAGTCGAAACCGAATCAACAATTTGCAC TTAGATGCAGAGAGCGAAGTGAACAATGAAATGGCCAATCGGATGTCGCTATTCTATGCAGAAGCCACCCCCATGCTGAAAACTCTGAGCAATGCCACAACTAAATTTGTGTCAGAG AACAAAACTCTCCCCATAGAGGACACGACTGATTGCTTAAGCACCATGGCCTGCGTCTGCAGAGTGATGCTGGAAACTCC GGAATACCGGAGCCGGTTCACCAACACGGAAACCCTCCTGTTCTGCATGCGAGTAATGGTGGGGGTCATCATTCTCTATGACCATGTCCATCCTGTGGGGGCTTTTGCCAAGACCTCCAAAATTGAT ATTAGAAAGGATGCACTCCAAATCTAG